Proteins from a genomic interval of Polaribacter sp. Q13:
- a CDS encoding glycogen/starch synthase, whose translation MKDKRILFVSSEVVPYLPETELSSTAFNVAKNAHSKGVQTRIFMPRYGVINERRHQLHEVIRLSGMNLVVNDMDMPLIIKVASIPKERMQVYFIDNEEYFKRKAVFTDEDDELFEDNDERAIFFAKGVIETVKKLNWAPDIIHVHGWMASLLPLYLKEFYKEEPLFTESKVITSLYNNPFEGELDESLADKVKFDNICDEKIATIKTPNFTNILKSAIENSDAIIHGSEEISEELASFIESKDIPVLEYQSEDLKESYLNFYADLISAN comes from the coding sequence ATGAAGGACAAGAGAATATTATTTGTTTCATCTGAAGTAGTGCCATACTTACCTGAAACAGAATTATCATCAACAGCCTTTAATGTTGCAAAAAATGCACATTCTAAAGGAGTACAAACAAGAATTTTCATGCCAAGATATGGCGTAATTAACGAGCGAAGACATCAGCTACACGAAGTAATTCGTTTATCTGGTATGAATCTAGTAGTTAATGATATGGATATGCCATTAATTATAAAAGTTGCTTCTATTCCTAAAGAAAGAATGCAAGTTTATTTTATAGATAATGAAGAATATTTTAAACGAAAAGCCGTTTTTACAGATGAAGATGATGAGTTGTTTGAAGACAATGATGAGCGCGCTATTTTCTTTGCAAAAGGAGTTATAGAAACTGTAAAAAAATTAAACTGGGCACCAGATATTATTCATGTTCATGGATGGATGGCTTCTCTATTACCTCTTTATTTGAAGGAGTTTTACAAAGAAGAACCCTTGTTTACAGAGAGTAAGGTTATTACTTCTTTGTATAATAATCCTTTTGAAGGAGAATTAGATGAATCTTTAGCAGATAAAGTGAAGTTTGATAACATCTGTGATGAAAAAATAGCAACAATTAAAACACCAAACTTTACAAATATTTTAAAAAGTGCCATAGAGAATTCTGATGCAATTATACATGGTAGTGAGGAAATTTCAGAAGAATTGGCTTCTTTTATAGAAAGTAAAGATATTCCAGTTTTAGAATATCAATCTGAGGATTTAAAGGAAAGTTATTTAAATTTTTATGCTGATTTAATTTCAGCTAATTAA
- the panC gene encoding pantoate--beta-alanine ligase produces MKIFNTKQEIKDYLTSKKEENKTIGFVPTMGALHEGHLSLIKKAIKKNDLVVVSIFINPTQFDNPEDLVKYPKTIENDTKLLESVSCDVLFLPSVKEIYAENIASEKFDFDGLEHQMEGKFRNGHFDGVGTIVKTLFEIVTPNRSYFGQKDFQQLQIIKKMVKKNRLPVKIKGCPIFREKDGLAMSSRNTRLTTEHRNAAPFIYKTLKTARKKFGTENAVKVTEWVENQFKKHPFLELEYFTIADEKTLETIKNKESNKKYRAFIAVFAGEIRLIDNIRLKH; encoded by the coding sequence ATGAAAATATTTAATACGAAACAAGAAATAAAAGATTATTTAACGTCTAAAAAAGAGGAAAATAAAACCATCGGTTTTGTACCAACTATGGGTGCATTACATGAAGGTCATTTATCTTTGATTAAAAAAGCGATCAAAAAAAACGACCTCGTTGTGGTCAGTATTTTTATAAATCCTACGCAGTTTGACAACCCCGAAGATTTAGTTAAATACCCAAAAACAATAGAAAACGACACCAAATTACTAGAAAGTGTTTCTTGTGATGTGTTATTTCTTCCGTCTGTAAAAGAAATTTATGCAGAAAACATCGCCTCAGAAAAATTTGACTTTGATGGTTTAGAGCATCAAATGGAAGGAAAATTTAGAAACGGTCATTTTGATGGTGTTGGTACCATTGTAAAAACCCTTTTCGAAATTGTAACACCCAACAGATCCTATTTTGGTCAAAAAGATTTTCAACAATTACAGATCATCAAAAAAATGGTAAAAAAGAATAGACTTCCTGTAAAAATTAAAGGATGTCCTATTTTTAGAGAAAAAGATGGTTTAGCAATGAGTTCTAGAAACACAAGGCTAACTACAGAGCATAGAAACGCAGCTCCTTTTATTTACAAAACGCTTAAAACAGCTCGTAAGAAATTTGGCACAGAAAATGCAGTTAAAGTAACTGAATGGGTAGAAAATCAATTTAAAAAACATCCTTTTTTAGAATTAGAATACTTTACTATTGCTGATGAAAAAACATTAGAAACCATAAAAAACAAGGAATCTAATAAAAAATACCGCGCTTTTATTGCAGTATTTGCAGGAGAAATAAGATTGATAGACAACATTCGTTTAAAGCATTAG
- the panD gene encoding aspartate 1-decarboxylase has translation MLVQVVKSKIHRVKVTGADLNYIGSITIDEDLMDAANIIEGERVQIVNNNNGERLETYAIPGPRGSGEITLNGAAARKVAVNDVLILIVYGFMDFEEAKNFKPSLVFPNEKDNTLT, from the coding sequence ATGTTAGTACAAGTTGTAAAATCAAAAATCCACCGAGTAAAAGTTACAGGTGCAGATTTAAATTATATAGGAAGCATAACCATTGATGAAGATTTAATGGATGCAGCCAATATTATTGAAGGCGAACGCGTTCAAATCGTAAACAATAATAATGGAGAACGTTTAGAAACGTATGCAATTCCCGGACCTCGTGGAAGTGGAGAAATCACCTTAAACGGAGCTGCAGCAAGAAAAGTTGCTGTAAATGATGTATTAATCCTTATTGTTTATGGATTCATGGATTTTGAAGAAGCAAAAAACTTTAAACCCTCTTTAGTTTTCCCTAACGAAAAAGACAATACACTTACATAG
- a CDS encoding lysylphosphatidylglycerol synthase transmembrane domain-containing protein, with amino-acid sequence MDLNIKKILKTILPLILGGFLVWYSLSKISLDVLIGYFKEAHYSWIFLGLFFGVLSHLSRAYRWKFMLEPIGFKPKYTNSVLAVLVGYLVNLALPRAGEVSRALVLTNYEDVPFEKGFGTIVAERIADLIMMLSIILITLFVQFDFIYDLLVKNFNPTKIIIGLAVLLIGFYILTSFVKKAKSGFLLKIKTFITGLGEGVTSIFKMKNKWAFIFHTVFIWAMYVCMFWATIPAIDGLDIPFGGILIGFIAGGFSIAATNGGIGLYPIAVAGALALFDIPTEPATAFGWIMWTAQTAMIIVFGGLAFLLLPIYNKNK; translated from the coding sequence ATAGATTTGAATATTAAAAAAATATTAAAAACTATACTACCTCTCATTTTGGGAGGTTTTTTAGTATGGTACTCGCTTTCTAAAATTTCTTTAGACGTCTTAATTGGTTATTTTAAAGAAGCTCATTATAGTTGGATTTTCTTAGGATTGTTCTTTGGTGTTTTAAGTCACCTTTCTAGAGCTTACAGGTGGAAATTTATGCTAGAACCAATCGGATTTAAACCAAAATACACAAACAGTGTTTTAGCCGTTCTAGTAGGATATCTAGTAAACCTTGCACTGCCCAGAGCCGGAGAAGTTTCTAGAGCTTTAGTGCTAACAAATTACGAAGACGTTCCTTTTGAAAAAGGATTCGGAACCATTGTAGCAGAAAGAATAGCCGATTTAATTATGATGTTATCCATTATATTAATCACACTTTTTGTGCAGTTCGATTTTATTTATGATCTCTTAGTTAAAAACTTCAATCCAACAAAAATCATTATTGGTTTAGCTGTTTTATTAATTGGTTTTTACATTCTAACATCCTTTGTAAAAAAGGCAAAATCAGGTTTTTTATTAAAAATAAAAACATTTATTACAGGTTTAGGAGAAGGTGTTACCAGCATCTTTAAGATGAAAAATAAATGGGCATTTATCTTTCATACAGTTTTTATCTGGGCAATGTATGTTTGTATGTTTTGGGCAACAATACCTGCAATTGATGGATTAGACATTCCTTTTGGCGGAATTTTAATCGGTTTTATTGCTGGCGGATTTTCTATTGCCGCAACAAATGGCGGAATTGGCTTGTACCCAATTGCTGTTGCTGGTGCTTTGGCTTTGTTTGATATTCCTACAGAACCTGCAACCGCTTTTGGTTGGATTATGTGGACCGCACAAACAGCAATGATTATCGTTTTTGGTGGTTTAGCTTTTTTACTTTTACCAATTTACAATAAAAATAAATAG
- a CDS encoding NAD(P)-dependent oxidoreductase: MFKKIVGIEPLGLVDAANLKLKSFTENMVLHIDKPTSDDEIVKRIGDADGVFLSYTTTLTKEILERCPNIKYIGMCCSLYTPESANVDINYANSRGIIVTGVRDYGDEGVVEYVISELVRCLHGFGTTLNGKPREAWSGVPREITGLKVGIIGLGKLGGMVADGLNFFGADITYFARSEKQDAKEKGYDFLSLDKLMERNEVVIAALNKNTVLLHEKEFLKFGNHKILFNIGLSPAWNEKSFNNWIKTDNNVVYCDSLGALGDQELLTQPNVNCFEVSSGRTQQAFVRLSDKVIENVTNYFKEE, encoded by the coding sequence ATGTTTAAAAAAATTGTGGGAATAGAGCCTTTGGGATTAGTAGATGCAGCTAATTTAAAATTAAAATCTTTTACAGAAAATATGGTGTTGCACATAGATAAACCAACTAGTGATGATGAAATTGTAAAACGTATTGGTGATGCAGATGGTGTTTTTTTAAGTTATACAACAACATTAACAAAAGAAATTTTAGAACGTTGCCCAAACATAAAATATATAGGTATGTGCTGCTCTTTGTACACTCCAGAGAGTGCGAATGTAGATATTAATTATGCAAATTCTCGCGGAATTATAGTAACTGGTGTGCGTGATTATGGTGACGAGGGGGTTGTGGAATATGTAATTAGCGAATTGGTAAGATGTTTACATGGTTTTGGTACTACTTTAAATGGTAAACCAAGGGAGGCTTGGAGTGGTGTTCCTAGAGAAATTACTGGTTTAAAAGTAGGGATTATTGGTTTAGGTAAATTAGGTGGTATGGTTGCAGATGGACTTAATTTTTTTGGTGCGGATATTACTTATTTTGCTAGAAGTGAAAAGCAAGATGCAAAAGAAAAAGGATATGATTTTTTATCATTAGATAAACTAATGGAAAGAAATGAGGTTGTAATTGCTGCTTTAAATAAAAACACGGTTTTATTGCATGAAAAGGAGTTTTTAAAATTCGGAAATCACAAAATATTGTTTAACATTGGGTTATCTCCTGCCTGGAATGAGAAGTCTTTTAATAATTGGATAAAAACAGACAACAATGTTGTGTATTGTGATTCTTTGGGTGCTTTAGGTGACCAAGAATTACTAACCCAGCCAAACGTAAATTGTTTTGAAGTTTCTAGTGGTAGAACTCAACAAGCATTTGTTAGATTAAGTGATAAAGTAATAGAAAACGTAACTAACTATTTTAAAGAAGAATAG
- the radA gene encoding DNA repair protein RadA — protein MAKTKTTFFCQNCGTQHAKWVGQCGACKEWNTIVEEVIQKEEKRVWKQSTTAKQTINKPLKVADIQLNPEERIVTNNNELDTVLGGGLVKGSVTLLGGEPGIGKSTLLLQVALNIKQKVLYVSGEESQSQIKMRAERLEANNSNCLILTETNTQNIFKNIEETEPDVLVIDSIQTLHTTSIEASPGTISQIRETAAELIKYAKETATPVLLIGHINKDGNIAGPKILEHMVDVVLQFEGDRNHTYRILRSQKNRFGSTSELGIYEMLSTGLREISNPSEILISKKDADLSGTAIASTLEGIRPLMIEVQALVSTAVYGTPQRSTTGYNLKRLNMILAVLEKRAGFKLGAKDVFLNITGGINVDDPAIDLAVVAAILSSNQDVAINPNVCFAAEVGLAGEIRPVSKIDQRITEAEKLGYKTLVASKYNKISSKNHGIRLVLVGKIEEAFATLFA, from the coding sequence ATGGCCAAAACCAAAACAACTTTTTTCTGTCAGAATTGCGGAACCCAACATGCAAAATGGGTAGGACAATGTGGTGCTTGTAAAGAATGGAATACCATTGTAGAAGAAGTAATACAAAAAGAAGAAAAACGAGTTTGGAAACAATCTACAACTGCAAAACAAACCATAAACAAACCCTTAAAAGTTGCTGACATTCAGTTAAACCCAGAAGAAAGAATCGTTACCAATAATAACGAGTTAGACACTGTATTAGGTGGCGGATTGGTAAAAGGTTCGGTAACACTTTTAGGTGGTGAACCAGGAATTGGAAAATCGACTTTATTATTGCAAGTTGCTTTAAATATCAAACAAAAAGTATTGTATGTTTCTGGTGAGGAAAGTCAGTCTCAGATAAAAATGAGAGCAGAAAGACTAGAAGCTAACAACTCTAATTGCTTAATTCTTACAGAAACGAACACACAAAACATCTTCAAAAACATTGAAGAAACAGAACCCGATGTTTTGGTTATAGATTCTATACAAACATTACACACAACTTCTATAGAAGCTTCTCCTGGTACAATTTCTCAAATTAGAGAAACTGCTGCCGAATTGATAAAATACGCTAAGGAAACTGCAACTCCGGTTTTATTAATTGGACACATTAACAAAGACGGAAACATTGCTGGACCAAAAATTTTAGAACACATGGTAGATGTTGTTTTACAATTTGAAGGAGACAGAAATCATACCTATAGAATTTTAAGATCTCAAAAAAACAGATTTGGCTCTACCTCAGAATTAGGTATTTACGAAATGCTTTCCACTGGATTAAGAGAAATATCTAATCCGTCTGAAATTTTAATTTCTAAAAAGGATGCAGATTTAAGCGGAACTGCAATTGCGTCTACCTTAGAAGGAATTAGACCTTTAATGATAGAAGTACAAGCGTTGGTTTCTACAGCTGTTTACGGAACACCTCAGCGTTCTACAACCGGTTATAATTTAAAACGTTTAAACATGATTCTAGCAGTTCTAGAAAAAAGAGCTGGTTTTAAATTAGGTGCAAAAGATGTCTTTTTAAATATTACCGGAGGCATAAATGTAGACGATCCTGCAATAGATTTAGCAGTTGTGGCTGCCATTTTATCTTCTAACCAAGATGTTGCCATAAACCCAAATGTTTGTTTTGCTGCAGAAGTTGGTTTGGCAGGAGAAATAAGACCGGTTTCTAAAATAGACCAAAGAATTACCGAAGCAGAAAAATTAGGATATAAAACGTTAGTAGCTTCTAAATACAATAAGATTTCTTCTAAAAACCACGGAATTCGTTTGGTTTTAGTTGGTAAGATTGAAGAAGCTTTTGCTACTTTGTTTGCGTAG
- a CDS encoding sugar O-acetyltransferase produces the protein MNTEKQKMLSGQLYDASDLELIKERLEARLLLKELNDLPEDKAETKKIILNKLVPNKGKNLFIQTPFYCDYGYNIITGDNVYFNFNCVVLDVMPVKIGSRTLIGPNVQLYTATHPVNHKERASGLELAKPILIGEDVWLGGSTVVCPGVHIGDRTVIGAGSVVTKNIPADVFAAGNPCKVIRKLEI, from the coding sequence ATGAATACTGAAAAACAAAAAATGCTCTCTGGCCAATTGTATGACGCTTCAGATCTTGAACTGATTAAAGAACGTTTAGAGGCAAGATTATTGTTAAAAGAGCTAAATGATTTACCCGAAGATAAAGCGGAAACAAAAAAGATTATTTTAAATAAATTAGTTCCAAATAAAGGTAAAAACCTTTTTATACAAACCCCATTTTATTGCGATTATGGCTACAATATAATTACAGGAGACAATGTGTATTTTAATTTTAATTGCGTGGTTTTAGATGTTATGCCTGTTAAAATTGGCTCCAGAACATTAATTGGTCCAAATGTGCAATTATACACAGCAACACACCCTGTAAACCATAAAGAAAGAGCCTCCGGACTCGAATTAGCAAAACCAATACTTATAGGAGAAGATGTTTGGCTTGGAGGAAGTACGGTAGTTTGTCCTGGTGTACATATTGGAGACAGAACCGTAATTGGAGCAGGAAGTGTAGTTACTAAAAATATACCTGCAGATGTTTTTGCCGCAGGAAATCCTTGTAAAGTAATTCGGAAACTTGAAATCTAG
- a CDS encoding sugar kinase codes for MAKKLITFGEVMMRLSPPGYTMFSQATSFDLVYGGGEANVAISCGYLGMDAAHVTRFPDNALGKAATQFLRKHWLGTKNVIYGDNMLGIYFLEKGAVHRSSEVIYEREGSAFSLIQPHMVNWEEVLEGADWFHWTGITPAISEGAALCCLEAIKTANRMGVKVSGDINSRQNMWKYGKTMQEVMPELVKNTDIVLSSNRGIYEIFGLGELGGGFSASAKLLMEKYPRIEKVIGKTRKSISASHQEIQGKMWNGKEFIKADKLDITHVIDRVGTGDAFASGIIYGLLHYDNDMDALNFATAACALKHTVLGDVNMVSVENVTSLMGGNTSGKIKR; via the coding sequence ATGGCTAAAAAATTGATAACATTTGGTGAAGTAATGATGCGTTTATCACCACCAGGATATACCATGTTTTCTCAAGCAACTTCATTCGATTTAGTCTATGGAGGTGGAGAAGCTAATGTAGCAATATCATGTGGTTATTTGGGTATGGATGCAGCTCATGTAACACGTTTTCCAGATAATGCACTTGGTAAAGCGGCTACTCAATTTTTAAGAAAACATTGGTTAGGTACCAAAAATGTTATTTATGGTGATAATATGTTAGGTATCTATTTTTTAGAAAAAGGGGCAGTACATAGATCAAGTGAAGTAATTTATGAAAGAGAAGGATCTGCTTTTTCTTTAATTCAGCCGCATATGGTTAATTGGGAAGAAGTGCTAGAAGGAGCAGACTGGTTTCATTGGACAGGGATTACGCCAGCCATTTCAGAAGGTGCTGCACTATGTTGTTTAGAAGCTATTAAAACAGCCAATAGAATGGGGGTTAAGGTTTCTGGTGACATCAATTCACGTCAAAATATGTGGAAATATGGTAAAACCATGCAAGAAGTAATGCCAGAATTGGTGAAAAATACAGACATTGTTCTTAGTAGTAATCGTGGTATTTATGAAATTTTTGGTCTTGGAGAATTAGGTGGTGGTTTTAGTGCATCTGCTAAATTGTTAATGGAAAAATATCCAAGAATAGAAAAAGTTATTGGAAAAACTAGAAAATCTATTAGCGCTTCTCATCAAGAAATACAAGGTAAAATGTGGAACGGTAAAGAGTTTATAAAGGCAGATAAGTTAGATATTACACACGTTATAGATCGTGTTGGTACTGGAGATGCCTTTGCTTCTGGTATTATTTATGGTTTGTTACACTACGATAATGATATGGATGCCTTAAATTTCGCAACAGCTGCTTGTGCTTTAAAACATACCGTTTTGGGGGACGTAAATATGGTTTCTGTAGAAAATGTTACTAGTTTAATGGGCGGAAATACATCTGGTAAAATAAAGAGATAG
- a CDS encoding uroporphyrinogen-III synthase — MKVKTILVSQPEPKTETSPYFDLSDKQKVKIDFRPFIHVEGISVKEVRGEKVDLHNFTAIILTSRNAVDHFFRIAEEMRFKVPDAMKYFCQSEAVAYYLQKYVVYRKRKIYVGTRSFLDLTKLIKKHKTEKFLLPSSDKLKPLIPEELDKLGINWKRLDLYRTVVSDLSDLENVVYDVLVFFSPSGIDSLFKNFPEFQQKDTRIAVFGNSTVKAATEAGLKCDITAPSPETPSMTMALDNYIKVANKK, encoded by the coding sequence ATGAAAGTGAAAACGATTTTAGTATCGCAACCAGAACCAAAGACAGAAACTTCCCCTTATTTTGACCTGTCTGATAAACAAAAAGTAAAGATAGATTTTAGACCTTTTATTCATGTAGAAGGTATATCTGTTAAAGAAGTAAGAGGAGAAAAAGTAGATTTACATAATTTTACAGCTATTATTTTAACAAGTAGAAATGCTGTAGATCATTTCTTTAGAATTGCAGAAGAAATGCGTTTTAAAGTGCCAGATGCAATGAAATACTTTTGTCAGTCTGAGGCTGTAGCTTATTACTTGCAAAAATATGTAGTGTACAGAAAACGTAAAATTTATGTTGGTACTAGGTCTTTTCTTGATTTAACAAAATTAATTAAGAAGCATAAAACGGAAAAGTTCTTATTGCCAAGTTCAGATAAACTAAAACCTTTAATTCCTGAAGAATTAGATAAGTTAGGAATCAATTGGAAACGATTAGATTTATATAGAACTGTAGTTAGTGATTTATCTGATTTAGAAAATGTTGTCTATGACGTTTTGGTGTTTTTTAGCCCATCTGGAATAGACTCTTTATTTAAGAATTTTCCAGAATTTCAACAAAAAGATACTAGAATTGCTGTATTTGGAAATTCTACAGTTAAAGCAGCTACAGAAGCAGGTTTAAAGTGCGATATAACAGCACCTTCACCAGAAACACCTTCTATGACAATGGCATTAGATAATTACATTAAAGTAGCAAATAAGAAATAA
- a CDS encoding DUF4271 domain-containing protein, with protein sequence MLILSKQKYVQAIDRVIIDDSWITILLVCLYACIFLLRGLSVVRLKGSIYSLLNNNFIETEMEENTSFFNSFKNVIFVFSISVLSLFTYKIYLHYNSSAVQGFYTFLNILGVVFSYFLIKRLLELILSNVFMITKKVEFFLVSKSIYLYSISFFLLIAIVLEEYSQLDIRFLLYFSMVLFLIRFIFHAVSNKKLIFSELFYFILYLCAFEIAPLFILFRLLF encoded by the coding sequence GTGTTAATCTTATCAAAACAAAAATACGTGCAGGCAATAGATAGAGTTATAATTGATGACAGTTGGATTACCATTTTATTGGTATGTTTGTATGCCTGTATTTTTCTATTAAGAGGATTGAGTGTTGTAAGATTAAAAGGTAGTATTTATTCTTTACTAAATAATAATTTTATTGAAACTGAAATGGAAGAGAATACTTCTTTTTTTAACTCTTTTAAAAATGTAATTTTTGTTTTTTCGATATCAGTACTTTCTTTGTTTACTTATAAAATTTATTTGCATTATAATTCTTCGGCGGTTCAAGGATTTTATACTTTTTTAAATATTTTAGGTGTAGTTTTTTCTTATTTTCTTATTAAAAGGTTGTTAGAACTTATACTTTCTAATGTATTTATGATAACTAAAAAGGTAGAATTCTTTTTAGTTTCTAAGTCTATATATTTGTATTCTATTTCATTTTTCCTACTGATAGCTATTGTTTTAGAAGAATATTCTCAATTAGATATTCGTTTTTTACTTTATTTTTCAATGGTATTATTTTTAATTCGTTTTATATTCCATGCCGTAAGTAATAAAAAGCTGATTTTTAGTGAGTTGTTTTATTTTATTTTGTACCTTTGCGCCTTCGAAATAGCGCCGCTATTTATACTGTTTAGATTGCTGTTTTAA
- a CDS encoding polyprenol monophosphomannose synthase has product MSDVLVIIPTYNEKENIEVIIRATFNQEKEFHILVVDDDSPDGTSEIVEKLISEFPNRLFLEKRLGKNGLGTAYIHGFKWAISKKYDYIIEMDADFSHNPKDLIRLYNACKKDGGDVSVGSRYVNNQVNVVNWDMKRLLLSYFASKYVRFITRIPLFDTTAGFVCWKREVLEKIHLDKIKFIGYAFQIEMKFKAWKHGFKIKEVSVVFTDRTLGTSKMSGNIISEALFGVIKMKLKGLPK; this is encoded by the coding sequence ATGTCAGATGTGTTAGTCATTATACCTACTTATAATGAAAAAGAGAACATAGAAGTTATCATTAGAGCTACCTTTAACCAAGAAAAAGAATTTCATATTTTGGTGGTTGATGATGATTCTCCTGATGGAACCTCCGAAATTGTAGAGAAATTGATTTCAGAATTTCCAAATCGACTTTTTTTAGAAAAAAGATTGGGTAAAAACGGTTTAGGAACAGCATACATTCATGGTTTTAAATGGGCCATTTCTAAAAAGTATGATTACATCATAGAAATGGATGCAGATTTTTCTCACAATCCAAAAGATTTAATTCGCCTATATAACGCCTGTAAAAAAGATGGTGGTGATGTTTCTGTAGGTTCTAGATATGTAAATAATCAAGTAAACGTTGTTAATTGGGACATGAAAAGATTGTTACTTTCTTATTTTGCTTCAAAATATGTACGTTTTATAACTAGAATTCCGCTGTTTGATACCACTGCCGGTTTTGTTTGTTGGAAAAGAGAAGTATTAGAAAAAATACACTTAGACAAAATAAAGTTTATAGGATATGCTTTTCAGATAGAAATGAAATTTAAAGCATGGAAACATGGTTTTAAAATTAAAGAAGTATCAGTCGTTTTTACAGATAGAACTTTAGGAACCTCTAAGATGAGTGGAAATATAATTTCTGAAGCTTTATTTGGAGTGATAAAAATGAAGTTAAAAGGCTTGCCTAAATAG
- a CDS encoding GNAT family N-acetyltransferase yields the protein MNEISIRTANLEDLKILLEFEQGVITAERPLDPFLGDGELFYYNIPELISNKNIHFIVAVANNEIIASGYLRIENSKHYHKNPKHGYIGFIFVKPSFRGNRVSTLILESLKRWATKKELKELRLDVYVGNSGATKSYERFGFIKSLVNMRMDI from the coding sequence ATGAATGAAATTTCTATTAGAACTGCTAATCTTGAAGACTTAAAAATATTATTAGAGTTTGAACAAGGAGTTATAACAGCAGAAAGACCTTTGGACCCTTTTTTGGGTGACGGAGAGTTATTTTATTACAATATTCCTGAATTAATTTCTAATAAAAACATTCATTTCATTGTTGCCGTTGCTAATAATGAAATCATTGCTTCTGGTTACCTTAGAATAGAAAACTCTAAACATTATCATAAAAACCCAAAACATGGTTATATTGGTTTTATATTTGTAAAACCATCTTTTAGAGGAAACCGAGTTAGTACTTTAATTTTAGAATCCTTAAAAAGGTGGGCAACGAAAAAAGAGTTAAAAGAATTAAGGTTAGATGTTTATGTTGGAAATTCTGGAGCTACAAAATCTTATGAACGCTTTGGTTTTATAAAGAGTTTGGTAAACATGAGAATGGACATATAA